The genome window ctggctggctggctggctggctggctggatggctggccgGCTGGCATGCCCAAGGTGCCGGTATAGATTCAGGCCCTAGCATGCTGGATTTAAAGCTATTAtttcagaaagagagaaagagagagcagtgatGTGTGACCAGTGGCCCAAATTGGGGTAagatggggtgtgtgtaggggggggcaTACTTTATGGTCCGCAGCATTCTGAACAGAGATCAACCGGTCTGGTTATATGTCACCACAATAGAATAACAGCAAACCGTGTTATTCtgcggaggggaggaagagaggccagaggtagaagaggaggagtagaggtacagaggagaaccagaggagcagcaggagcaggaggagaggaggaggagcgagtgttggagagggagcaggccTTCAGGGGAGAAGCCCATTCCAGTGGGCAACATTAGTCACAAGACTAATAGCCCATGAAATTAACACAACTGTAAAGCACCATGATATATGTTTGCACAcaacccacatctctctctctctctccctcccttttccctctccctcaactactctctctctctctctctctctctctctctttctctcgctctctgttcccctctccctccctgtctctctgaatGAGGACGTACAGCGCGTGTAGAGAAGTGTAAATGGACTGTCATCCATGGTACCCTGGTGGAGGGTGACCTTGGTGGATATCTCACACAGTTACAATGCCGGGTACAGCACAGGGGTTGGTATTCAcctcaggtttgtgtgtgtgtgtgtgtgtatggtctgtGTACAGTAACACCCATGGTGTCCTCACCAGCAATGGGAGGGCCCAGAAGCCCTCCGCTGCTCCGGAGGAGCATGAAGAAACCCAGGGCGCTGCCCAGCCTGTGGACACCAACCACCTCCGCCAGCACCGTGATGTGGATGGACACGGTGGCCCCGAACGCCAGGCCGAACGCCACGCTGAACGCCGCCAGCTCGGGGAAGGATCCGGCCAGGGGGCAGAGGAGCAGCACGCCCCCCAAAACCAGCACGGACACCGTCAGCTGGCGGATGGTCGGCATCAGACGCAGGTTGGCCACCCAGCCGAAGAGGATGCGCCCGGTCAGGTCAGAGGCTGCCGAGATGGACATGAGCGCCGCCGCCTGGTACTCCTCCACCCCACGGCTGCGTGCGTAGGGCACCAGGAAGAGAGCCGGGGCGAAAAAGCCGAGCGCGGCGAACACGCCGAACATGGAGTACACCACGAAGGAGGGGCTGTAGATCAGGGTGTAGTCCACGTAGCGCAGCACCTTGCCACGCAGCGCCGCCCTGCTGGAGAGGGCCTCACCTGGGGCTCGGGCTCCTACAGCCCCCTGCGGGTCTCTCTGCATCTGGGGTTGGACCTCCAGCGCtggtccctcctcctctctgggggCCCGTCTCCTCTGGGGGGGATCCAGGGGCCTCAGaagcattccacacacacacaggttgagctggagcccccccagcaccagcatGGCCCCCCTCCAGGAGTAGTGGTTCaccaggagctggaggaagggggtgaggaggaaggtAAAGATGCACTCTCCTGTGCTGGCCAGGGCGTTGGCCAGGGGGCGGCGCCGCTCAAAGTACAAGCCCAGCATGGTCACCGTGGGGGTCCAGGCGAGGGCGTAGCCACAGCCTGTggaaggtgggggtgggtgaCAGCGTCACAGGTCTAAATAAAAATTTGAATCACAATGAGGCGCATCCGTTTTGGTTTTCAATACAAGGTGTTGGGTGACGGCCAAACCCACCAGTCAGGAAGCCCACTGTGATGTAGAGTTCTACCAGGGTACGGGCGTAAGCCCCGCCCACCATGCCGATACCGCTCAGCAGTCCACCAGTCATGACCACTGCGCGATGGCTGTAGCGGGCGCTCAGGGCCGACCCTACAGGTGCTGCGCAGGGACACACAGAACCAAATCATCATCTAACCTTCAACAGAGAAACCTTCGATTCCAAGGTGGACTCCATCCGTTATGTTTTCATGTTATTGATCGAGACAGCAGGCATGCGTTCTACTGATCGACCATAAGCTCAATATGTGCTGGTCATGCAGGACGAGCCACTGTGCTAACCACTGCATCCAGCGCCTCCTGACATAGACTCAAAGCAGCTGTTACTGAGACTCGCTGGTCGGGATGCCCACTGCTTCTGGCTGCCCTTGGAGGAAGGACGGCATGGATGTGAATATCAGGGCTCAAGTATTCGCCGTTTCAGCCatttctcacgcaacaccttgtatttctcacgcatttcaaccctTTCTCGCGCTGGGAAATAAGGGATGACTTGTCACGCTACATGCAATTAATatacgaggcgcaggcatactgaGATGATTGTTTTCTCGATTTATACAGAGTAAAACGGcaatcagaaaacatcaccagTATGGGaatctcacgccaaactttctataaaacttgagagccctgggaAAATGCATACACATTTCTTTGGTGGACACTCCtgcatgtgtctgcatgtgtctgcgtctgtgtgtgtgtgggtcgccGTTTCCTgcacacgtgcgtgtgtgtcactaCGCTAAGATGAATCAACGCTTCCTTGTTTGTCCTGCGCACAATGTGGGAGATCGCCCTCTAGTGGCTGGAGCCTCACACACTGAACACCGAGCATCAGGAGATCAATGGTGTGATATGAACGAAGCAGGAGACTGTAACAGAGCCTCCCGTTTGGGTCACCTGTGGGATCTGTTACCCAGGATTTGAATAATTCACATAAAGTAGTTGAAATATAACGAACAAATGCCTCTGCTGACAGGAGGATGTCACATGGGGATGCAAGCAAATGACGAGGTAAATACCAACTAATCTTGTGTTCATCTATTCCAGTGCCTCATCCCAGCATTCATTTTGGCCCTCACCTACACAGTGGATGGCAGCCACAGCGATGGAGGTGATCCAGGAAGTGCCTGTTGCCGTGGTTTCGTAGTAGCGGTGTATCTCGACGTAGAGGACCCCAAAGGACTTGATGACCCCGAAGGTCAGGCCGAAAACCAGGAAGCACGCCAGCAGGATAATCCAGCTGTACCCTCCATCCGGGGGCACTGCCACAGCTggaggtgacctctgacctctcatgGAAGTGCAGGACAGGCTCCGCCCCTGTCTCGTGCCTTACTTACCGCAGGACAGGACAGATGGCGATGGGATGACCACAGGAAGGGATGAGGTCATCAAAGGTCCCTAGTCACCGTCTCGCCTGGTTTGTCGGCCGGCTGTACGGTGTCCTGTTGAGATCAAATTAAAATGATCTTACCGAGCTTGAACTCAAACTTGAACTCAACTTTACATCTTTGTCCTAAATGACTGCTCAACTGAATAAAGGGGACTGGGCCAGTCTAAGTCTACCTCATTTCAAGTGAAAGATTATGTAAAATGACATGAGCTGATATTCCCTGGAACACGTTTATCTGGTTAGGAAAAATGTAAGGCCCTAAAtttcgtgcacacacacaaacgccatCTTTACCCAACACAACAACTGGCTCTAAGTTATACCATCACTCATCTTACACCATCCATCCACTGGGTGGTTGATCAATACTGTTAAAGCAATCAGTGTAGTTTAGGGTAGAAGACGTAGCTCCAGTATCTAGTCCACGACAGCATACCTGGAACTGGCTggactctttctctcctgtctgcttcaCTGCAGAACCTGCAGTCAGTTTGGATGGAAGAAGTCTCGGATTTGACCCTATTgttgtgaaagtaccaagtcaatgaagtcaATTGCAAAATAAACGTTCAGGACAAAATCAAAGTATTTATTACAGATCTGCAAGGTGACAGATCtgtaaggtgcaggtgtctgatacactcaagctGAGCATCTCAGAGGACTGCACAAATGATACAAGAATGAAGGGCAGTTAAATAGTAATAGTAATATGGAAGGTTTTACTCCAACaagaaacgtcaggggctgaTAATCATCATAGCTTTTGCAAGCACAGGGAGAAGCTGCGAATTCAAGGTGCTAGATAGGTTTTGTTTagtctttagatagggctcctagaaatggccttgatgTACCATGTTATCATCAGCTAATATAGCAGactatagatcaaacattgtttattcaaAACAGTATAAgagtaataaagtaatcattagtggtaatctttaattattgttaatttatcagtggttaaggacagacctctcAGATCCGTAATCCtgaatgctgtgttgatatgcAGTTTTATTCTGTGCAAAAATGAAAGCAAGCAGGTTTACCTGCTATGGCAGTTAGGTCAGTTGGAAGATATAGGTTGGCTCTGTGTCCTGGTTCTGGGTCTTGGCCCTGGGTCTAGGTCAGGGTACTGAATCTAggtctgggtcctgggtctGTACCcaggtcctgggtctgggtctttGGCCAAGGTTCTGGTTCCTGGGTCTAGGTCCCTCTGTACTGCTTtcgcctctgtctgtctgcgtgtagGCGAGATCAGTACATTTCTGTACTAGGTGCCAGGTACTACTGGCCCCAGGCACATGTCAGACTGATAAACTACAATCCAAAGGTCAACAAAAAgtatacatagagagagagagtgcagggggagagaaagagagacatgacATTTAATTGGTGAAGAATTTGTTTCAACATTCAGAAGGAAAAAAATACTGTTTGCTTAAAGTATTTTTCTCTGAGCTTCCCAGACCCTTGGCCAGTCATTGCATACAACAGAGGATCCTCTGTTAACCTAAAATGACCTGCTATGTTACACTGTCACACATGACTAACCATACAACAACCTCACCAGATCTCTGATAAGACATTTATCAGCATTCTTGGGTACTGGAGCTTGTAATCCAGATGAATAACAAACCTGATTGTCTGACCTGCATTCCCCCAGTACCACAATCATGAAATGCAGAAAAAGAGtgaagctagttcaggcatgtcACTCGGGCAGCCTGCGTCATCTCACCCATagccgtgttctcagcccataggcttagctcgataggcggcgctagaaagtcacacacatgcacgcacacgcatcctCGATTACCTtagttctgcgctgctgccacccaccaccatccccttctcccccgtgttgtctgtctgtactccccgtgggggatttaactcgttgctccctgcctcatgtcatgcatgctgcagggaaggcagggagcgctgccccatgtacatccatttggccaatgttaaacctattctcatgtatatgaataaatggtgaaagcaatcacgtgagtgtcttgactgaactaaaTGTATGTTTGGAGGAATAGCCAATCATGCTTGACTGTGGTGTGTAACATAAATGAAGGTAACAAAGACTGTGTTCTCTGATCTTTATCTTTCCAACAAGTTCTAAGAAAATCACAGGAGGAAGGTCTTGGCAAATAGTCTAATTTGAATGGTGTGAggggtctgagggtgtgtgggtctgagggtgtgaggggtctgagggtgtgtgggtctgagggtgtgaggggtctgagggtgtgaggggtctgagggtgtgtgggtctgagggtgtgtgggtctgagggtgtgagggtctgagggtgtgaggggtctgagggtgtgtgggtctgagggtgtgaggggtctgagggtgtgtgggtctgagggtgtgaggggtctgagggtgtgtgggtctgagggtgtgaggggtctgagggtgtgaggggtctgagggtgtgaggggtctgagggtgtgtgggtctgagggtgtgaggggtctgagggtgtgtgggtctgagggtgtgagggtctgagggtgtgaggggtctgaggggtctgagggtgtgtgggtctgagggtgtgaggggtctgagggtgtgaggggtctgagggtgtgtgggtctgagggtgtgaggggtctgagggtgtgtgggtctgaggggggggggagtctgatggggtgtgagggtctggggggggggaatctgatggggtgtgaggggtctgagggtgtgaggggtctgagggtgtgtgggtctgagggtgtgaggggtctgagggtgtgtgggtctgaggggggggggggagtctgatggggtgtgagggtctggggggggggggggaatctgatGGGGTttgagggtctggggggggagtctgtgggGTCTGATGGTCCCCGCTGAGTGATGGTCAGTGACAGCGGAAAGAGACTAGAGGACATAATGGCAGAACATAGGCAAAATTAGCTGGATGTTTGGTATTTTTCCAGAAGAGGAATAAAGATAGGAATATAGCTTATAAAGAAACTTTTGAAATTGCCTGTTGATTTATGATGTAATCAGATTTGGCACCTACAGTCATGATAAAAATGAGTCTAAAGTCATGTTTATGttacataaagctccaaaaaattatttgcgctcaaattcaTGCAAAATGATCATTCTATGATTCGGTCCCCAGCTGTGGTGAAATGAAGCCTATCCAAGGGCCGATgttaggtttgggctaagcctcGTACGTTCAAAATGTCTGTCCACGCCCCTGCGTGACTGCATGAGTCACTAAGCCCTGATAGTTCTGTGATTATGAAACCCCAGACAGGAGAAACTGGTTACAGTACAAGTTTTCTGACTAGTGTCTGCTCGGTCACTACAGGTGTTCAATGTTTTCTGTTAGCTCCACAGGAAGACCTGCGCAATATGTGAAGACCGAGTACATAGTGATATAAAGAGCTCATTCTTTGCACTCAATCTTATTTGACTGTTCTGTTGGATTCACATCACTGGATTCATTCAatcacacaaaccaacacactgTATGCCGCAGGGTCTGGTCAGTGACAGgaagctgcctgtctgtctgtccaagtTTCATTAAcatgtcaatttaaaacaacacAGTATAAAAAGAAAAGCATGTTGACACATTATTTCATACCATCCTTATGATGCCCATGTAGTAGAGTGGTCCTTGATAAATGTTTTTAAAGTCCATAAAGTCTGTTTAGGGGTAAAATCCAACAGACACGACAAAGGTTGATGAATGTTTATTTGGGGAGTCTGAGTGCATCTCAGGATTCCCTATGAACccctagcctgacgttgtcatacttataattctagtcagaatatgagtctgataccgctccgttgggctgtgagtatggggcgtgtttcaaccgaacccggaaaaaaatgcctcttagctcaattggatagacctacaaccaatcagatcaacgtagtatgttatttgttgaaaacgaattcaacccaagcgctctttggtgacgtggttgattacgttactgttgaggcacttgaccccgatacctctaaatagcctgaccaagtgatcgggcaaaactagccttgCTAACGGAGGTTACTTTCTCagtcactttctcaggcaaatgacgaatgaaacaggctcggttaaagataTCCAAGaggctggctatcttcagcaggctcgtatctacaaaaggcagtcctgcctgacgtttatagtgtagaatggagtgaaatacaacattgtgcacactgccagtgagcgaaccgagtctgactgaggctaacaacatcaaaacagtgtaacggggacgcagtctcactcagattgccagttttacacaaatcacaaaaaaatcGGACCAGgtggctaaaagcagaattcccatatctcttgaaagctgccctgttcgactttttaggtgtagaattgactataaaactgtaaaattattaactttgtgacatgacgtgaagacatgtctgcggtctaccgggcgacattctcactcaaatttcaagactttcgtgacccaaatcaaaattctgatgtgacagatcaatggggaatcgctttctctcttaaaggctgtcctcatcgacctttttggtctttttaaatcgaactaCTGCCCCTAGGGGATCTTGGATGTTGGGAGGGTTATTGATAGTAATAGTAAACAAAACTTGAAATGATTGATATAGCTTTtccatattttacatttacatttagtcatttagcagacgctcttatccagagcgacttacagtaagtacagggacattcccccgaggcaagtaggatgaagtgccttgcccaaggacacaacgtcatttgacacggccggggaatcgaaccggcaaccttcagattactagcccgactccctcaccgctcagccacctgactccatatatACACCCAACCTGCATACTAAAATAGGGAAACCGGCTATATGAAAGAAAGCTTGcttaacgcatacaaattccATCACTGGTTTTCTCAATGGCTGCAGTAAACCGAATGTGAGgcctttgcaagacaagggaatatgtaaacacattttgaaCCCCTGCATGCACAAATTCTGTAAATATACATGTTACAACACTAAAAGTATTACTAAAATGAGATacaacatgacattaaaagctgttttATAGCTGAACTATATTTACAggaacacaacttttaatgataatttcagtcTTCCTCTgttcaccttcctcttcaaacTGTTGAAATCACCTCTCCAGAGGTGTGTGCTAGAAAGTGTGATGGTCATTTTAACATTACAGTCCCTTTTGTGCAAATCAAGACACTCCCAGACGAGTGTATgagtgaccagtgacaaagaggCTGTATCATTCAGATCTCTACCAATACAGCCCTACACCTGCCTGCTAGAGTGAATGATGGGGTTGGCAGCAACTAGGACAATGGGTGCAGTGTTAACAAGGTCATTAATTAACACTTAGCTGTATCGATCCCAGACAGGCCACCTATGGGACCCTGGCCCTCTATAAATGCCTTTTGAGGTTTAACACAGTCTGTGAGGCAGGAGTCAGGACCAGGCCAAGACTGCAGTCTGTAAGACTAGAACCACAGTCTGTGAGGCAGGAGTCAGGACCAGGCCAAGACTGCAGTCTGTAAGACTAGAACCACAGTCTACAACTCACTACTGTTAATCTATGGTGTCATACTATAAAAATGCACTGTCAAATCATGTTGCCTTCTGTGGCTTTTGTATCTATTTCTGTTCGGTTTGATTCTATTCTGCCGGTGTAACGGTGTGAAaaccgtgaaactcactccaCTCACTCGtcaacgaagagctagcttttctttggcgtagttggtagtggtcgcgcttggcaagtcagaggttgAGCATTCGAACCCAGCGAGTGCCTTTAttctgtgcctgcctgcctgcacgcTAGCTACAGATCTACCTCTGATTACATCATACAATCCAACACTGAGTCACTGCAGTCACAAAGCCCTGTTTTCTAGTTCCTATTGAGCTTTCACAGAAAGAAACATGTTGTAATGGAGTTGGTTACAATTCAATAACACATCCCAACTGTGGAGGGATGAAAGATCCATGCTGGTGAGCTTGGTGCTGAATAATACATCTATGATGGGGAAGTCTTGAGCTGAGCAGGGCAGAACAGTGAAGGTGAACACTGGGCCTGGGGAGGAGCAGAGTTGGCCTAAGATAGGATGGCACTACTGACTTCCTGTTATACCCAACGCTCTGGTACCATCAGCCTCTGAGCCAATCAGTGGCGAGTCCTTGCAAATGAGTCAAGGTCGTGAACAATGGGGCTATAATCACAGAGGGGGCTATTTCTCCCATCCTGATTGGCAGAGAGATTGGACTGTGGCCCAGCCCTGATTTGAGGAGTGGGCCAAATGTGTGCCAAGAGGAACCCAGTTTATCTGCTCGCACTCAATGGGGGTTGTTATGAGAGAACACACAGTTCTGGAGCAGCGTGAaacttcctctccctcatcacCATCCAGGTAAGCTGTTTCTAATGACTGTGCTTGCACAGTTGCTAGCCAAAACAAGGCAGACATAGATTTCTGCTTTGCTGGCAAAATGGTTGAACTAGAATAACATCAACTTTAGTAATATGGTGTAGTGGTCTGAACAACTGGGATTAAAACAAGAAGCTATGCCATGCTAGGCTAAGAAGGAGGCTGAAAAGACCATTTGAGTGCAGCTCTGAGCACCATCATTGTGTAAACGTCCCAGTCATGCCCGCTCTGTCTTTGTCACAGCTGCCCAGTTTCTGGTCTGATCAATCACTGTACAGGCCTAGGGCACCATGCAGCCTGCTTGAAAATCAGAGCACAGCTAgagcactctgtctctctctcacacacacacacaaatacacacataaacacacatcactctgtgtgtgtgtgtgttcaggttttTTGCTGAGTCTGAATTACCCAGCCATATGACTAGGTCCTCCGAGGGCGGCTGGCATCAGACATTCTGTCGACACACGCATCTTTCTTCAGCCAAGATGTGCAGCGAGATGTGGCATGGGTGCTGGCCTGACCTTTGGCAAGGGAATCTATTATTTCATGCAAGCCtcctaccgtgtgtgtgtgtgtctgttgggagGGTGGGAGTAGCTGGATAGACTGTCTCCTTGTTTCTCAACGCACACACATCCGCCATTGATCGAACCGACTGACACAGCTTTTATCCGAGCCTTATCTGGGGACTTACCTGACTGCTACTCCTCCAGACCAAGGTCTTCTCCACAGGAAGTGGTTTACAGGTGCAGCAGCTCGTTTGTGGGATTCCCGCTGATGTTGGCTTGTTGGTGTGTTTACAGGTGATCACCTttggggaggggctggagagggtAACAGGAGCCTGGGTTCCCACGGCAACTAGTCTCACATGGAGCCTCCATGTGATCTCTGGGGGATGCCAACTGCTTAgtcagcacacgcacacacaaacacacacgtaaacacgcacacacatgcacgttctCACCTTTGGATAATAGGTGAGCTAACTGTACATACTTAAATTGTtgcagtatttgaggaaaacatAGTATTACATTAAGCTCCATTAGAGACTTCACCTGGATCGAACTACTCCAACAATCATGCAGCAACATCAGATTTTTTCTGATTTAGGATGCGAGTGTTTAGATACTGGCTGTCAACCAGAGTCATTATCTCCACTCATACAGAACTTCAATTCAGTTCCATCTTGTTGTTGGTGCCCTGCTGGATCCAATCTAAATCTCTCTGACTAATGGCTGTAATATCCAATGTAGGCTTCCAGAATCTCCATTTAATGAAAATCTTTCTCTGTGGGTCTGTAAAATATACCCACAGACCTTTCTGTTACAGTCTCTCTTTGATCTTTTGTTCTTTCTGCTTtttctctcagtctttctctgGAATCTCCCACCACTCTTTCTTCAGAACAGGTGCGGACTTGCTCTTCTTCTCCTTACATCCTCTCTTTACTCTCTTTCCCATGAATTATGTTTCATCATTCCtctttccacaggtacacagcACAAAATAATCTTGCGCAAGAGAGGTATAACCAGCCAGTAAGAATCAGCAGAGATAATCAAGCAGAGTGAACtatattttattgttttaatacAAACTGACTGTCCGTGATTTAATCATCTTGATTAAATCTTAATTTGACATGAAAGTCGCCCTGAGTCTTTGGCCCAGAACAGCTGCTAAAAAACTACTATGGACCACATTTCAAACAAataacacacaaaacaataacaGCAAATATATACAACTATATATAGTCAACAAAACACAGGCATTTATCACTGATCAAGACATAAATTATAGAATATATCAAAATAAAACTGCTTCATAAATACAGACTGCGATGTAGCAACATCTGCAATTTGGAGGGTCTACTTCTTGGACACCATGTGTGATAGTTCTGTCTAATACAGTAAATGAATACATCAAATGTAACGGACCAACACAATTATTATAAAAATGGATTTCATTTATAGCAGCAATgtttaaataaatgtttatgCAATGTTGCGTTTGACAATGTTAGACAATCTAGCATTTATAAGAATGTCACCTAGGACTCTTTCGTTCCTGATGCAGACGTAGGAGGAGTTGCAAGCccaggcaggaggggggagggaggggaggagataagATTGCTACTTCCTGTTTAGAATGTTTTGGTGGTTATATTGGTGGTGGTTGTATGATGAGGCAATCTTGAAATGTTCTGTTCTTAAAACATAATCATGAATGTGCTTTCAATTAAGCTTTTGTCTTATTTAATGTATAGAGGGGCTTTGAATCTGCAACATCTTGCGGTCAaatgctccaccactgagctgtaACTATAGATACCATAAAAGTGAAATGTTGACAGTGTTGCTTTTAACTAGGCTTATTCAATATACTCACCgccaaactagctagcttgGAGCCAGCAGATTTCAGCAACATAATGGAAATCAATTCTTTCTAAGTTTAGTGGACCAGTTTCGGTGCAAGGCCTGGATCAACAGATGCCGCCAGGAAGGAGGGCACGTGGGACCAGGCTTCTGAAAGTCCTCCCACAGCCCCATCAGTAAATCAGAGCCGCTGGTCATGGTAGCGATGAGACTGCTATAGCTACAGTGACTGTATGCCAACACCTTATCGCTGAACAAATCGCTGGCGGGCGGGTTTGTGGGAAGGACGCCAATGTATTCCAGACACATGCCCACATACACATCCTCGATGTGGACCGCTCGCACGTGGCGAGACGCCTCTAGGATCCGTCCGGGTAGGTCCAGGGAGAACACGTAGCAGAAACCCATGACGTAGGGGGGGTAGATGAAGGAAGGAAACGCCTCTGTGGGCAGGTACCACTTGGAGGCGGGGTCTCTGTGGACAGGGCTGAAGCGGGCAATCTGACCCGTGATGTAGTTCCTGGTGGGTGTGTCTGGGGCGGCCAGCATGCTGACCAGGTTGTGC of Osmerus mordax isolate fOsmMor3 chromosome 4, fOsmMor3.pri, whole genome shotgun sequence contains these proteins:
- the LOC136942123 gene encoding beta-1,3-galactosyltransferase 2-like isoform X3, which codes for MTGNVMPRRSYHVSYPHPYHFILDEPDCCLGYQTPFLVLMVPVAPGNLVSRQVIRRTWGKEGVVLGRAVRVLFLLGMPGGAGVERQQEELKTESLEHHDLLQSDFLDSYFNLTIKTMVMLEWLSSRCPNASYAMKVDSDMFVNVHNLVSMLAAPDTPTRNYITGQIARFSPVHRDPASKWYLPTEAFPSFIYPPYVMGFCYVFSLDLPGRILEASRHVRAVHIEDVYVGMCLEYIGVLPTNPPASDLFSDKVLAYSHCSYSSLIATMTSGSDLLMGLWEDFQKPGPTCPPSWRHLLIQALHRNWSTKLRKN
- the si:dkey-246g23.4 gene encoding monocarboxylate transporter 13, producing the protein MRGQRSPPAVAVPPDGGYSWIILLACFLVFGLTFGVIKSFGVLYVEIHRYYETTATGTSWITSIAVAAIHCVAPVGSALSARYSHRAVVMTGGLLSGIGMVGGAYARTLVELYITVGFLTGCGYALAWTPTVTMLGLYFERRRPLANALASTGECIFTFLLTPFLQLLVNHYSWRGAMLVLGGLQLNLCVCGMLLRPLDPPQRRRAPREEEGPALEVQPQMQRDPQGAVGARAPGEALSSRAALRGKVLRYVDYTLIYSPSFVVYSMFGVFAALGFFAPALFLVPYARSRGVEEYQAAALMSISAASDLTGRILFGWVANLRLMPTIRQLTVSVLVLGGVLLLCPLAGSFPELAAFSVAFGLAFGATVSIHITVLAEVVGVHRLGSALGFFMLLRSSGGLLGPPIAGFFIDKMSDYGTGFLMAGVALIVSALFLMLLHQMMPWGLAQSPMKGRDSPTEFDRGLEGGAWKEEPEETM
- the LOC136942123 gene encoding beta-1,3-galactosyltransferase 2-like isoform X2, encoding MVFILGYLSLYGVDPQPRRSYHVSYPHPYHFILDEPDCCLGYQTPFLVLMVPVAPGNLVSRQVIRRTWGKEGVVLGRAVRVLFLLGMPGGAGVERQQEELKTESLEHHDLLQSDFLDSYFNLTIKTMVMLEWLSSRCPNASYAMKVDSDMFVNVHNLVSMLAAPDTPTRNYITGQIARFSPVHRDPASKWYLPTEAFPSFIYPPYVMGFCYVFSLDLPGRILEASRHVRAVHIEDVYVGMCLEYIGVLPTNPPASDLFSDKVLAYSHCSYSSLIATMTSGSDLLMGLWEDFQKPGPTCPPSWRHLLIQALHRNWSTKLRKN